DNA from Clostridia bacterium:
AGTAGAATTTTTGACCCAGTTTTGCTGGATCTACGGTTTTCGAGTCATCGATTACTTAGAGGCCTACGGCCCTGGGCCGGGAGAGGTAGCCCTAGATGAGGCTAATCTGGCCGGCGCTCGGGCCATCGCCCATCGCTTGGTCCAGGCCTTGGCCGGAAACCCTTCCAAGCGCCCCGCCGCTCCCAATCAATGCCCAGTTTGCTACAGCCGCAACTTCCGGATCAATGAGAACGGCTGCGTAGTCTGCCCCATTTGTCTTAACCAGGGCCATATGGTAATGGTCAACGGCCAGCCCCAGATTGAGTTTCAGAAAGATCCCCCTTCCATTTCCGATCACTTTTGGTCTTGGGATTATCGCATTCACCATCTGCATGAATGGGTAATTCCTACCAGGGATCGCTACCTAAAACTTCGGCCGGCCATCAAGGAAAAACTCAAAAAATATAGAATAGAGATAATCAATGCTCCGCGCACCCAGCACTCCAATTGAGGCTATGGGCGTGGAGTCTAACCGGACCAGACCGCCAATGCCTCGTTGGGCTATGTTGAGCCCAAGGTTGAGTGCTGGGTGGCTGGAAGTAAATGTTTTTTCCAAGGAGGCGCGAGCATGATAGCCTTTGAGCTGACCCAAGAGCAAAAGGACCTGCAGCGATTAGCCCGCGAGTTTACCGAAAAAGAAATTATCCCCATCGCCCAGGAATATGATGAAAAGGAAGAGGTGCCGTGGGATTTAATCCCCAAAGCCCATGCCGCCGGGCTCATGAACCTCAACATCCCGGTCGAGTACGGCGGCCAAGGTCTGGACCACGTCACCGAGCTAATTGTAAGCGAGGAGCTATCCCGGGGCTGTGCTGGCATCGCTACCATGCTGGGAGCCAACGGCCTAGCTGTTACCCCCATCCTGATTGCCGGAACTGAGGAGCAAAAGCGGAAATACCTTACCTATTTGTGCGAAAAACCCCGCTTGGCCGCCTTTGGCCTTACTGAGCCCGATGCCGGGTCCGACGTCGCCTCCATCGCTACCACCGCCACCCCTGACGGCAACAGTTACATACTAAATGGGGTTAAGCACTTTATCACCAACGGCGGCATTGCCGACCTATATACGATTTTTGCTACGGTGGACCGCTCCCGAGGAGTAAGGGGCATATCTGCCTTCATTGTCCCCGGCGACACTCCTGGCCTACGGATGGGCAAGAAGGAGCGCAAGATGGGCATCCGCGCCTCCCATACTGGAGAGGTAATTCTCGAAGAGGTTCGCGTCCCTAAGGAAAACCTCCTGGGCAACGAAGGCCAAGGCTTCCGCATCGCCATGCAGACCTTGGATCGCACCCGGCCGGGCGTAGGAATCCAGGGGGTAGGGATCGCCCGGGCCGCCTATGAGGCTGCCGTCAAATATGCCAAAGAGAGAATCCAGTTTGGCAAGCCTATTGCCGCCAATCAAGCCATCCAGTTTATGTTGGCGGATATGGCCATGCTCATCGATGCGGCCAGGTTGCTTTGCTGGCGGGCAGCCTGGCAAATCGACGCCGGCAACCCTTCCTCGCTGGCCGGATCCATGGCCAAGGCCTTTGCCACCGATGTGGCCATGAAGGTAACCACCGAAGCGCTGCAGATCTTTGGCGGCTACGGGTACATGCGCGATTACCCCATGGAAAAATACATGCGGGACGCCAAGATTCACCAGATATTTGAGGGTACCAACCAAATCCAACGGGTGGTGATGTCAGCCAATATCCTCCAAGGCCGGCTTTAGATCCACTCTAGAGGATGGGGGTGCCCGGACTACCTTAGGCCCATAAGCCTCGCCTACGTCCACGATGATGCCGCCGCCGGCAGCTTTAGCCCGGGAGGCAAAGCTCGGATCCGGCCCTTCAAACATGGGCTCGGCCATGGCCGGGATGTTGGAGCGAAGGGGCAGAAGGCAATGTGTTTCAGACAGGCCGAGCGAAACCAGGCTGTACGCTTTACAGGCTTATATCAGCCTTAGAACCCTCGCGTGCTCCAAGAAAAGCTAACAACGCCCCGACCCCCAAGAG
Protein-coding regions in this window:
- a CDS encoding flavodoxin family protein, giving the protein MTKVLGIVGSRRRLSNSDVLVREAINRVREEGLETQIVYLDQFRLEECKGCLSCVFKGKCALNDDLEKILSLMLSAQGLIVGAPTYLFSPPGTIKILGDRGLNLSSYLDNLKTQPRYGIAISISGDRRWNPMGVEFLTQFCWIYGFRVIDYLEAYGPGPGEVALDEANLAGARAIAHRLVQALAGNPSKRPAAPNQCPVCYSRNFRINENGCVVCPICLNQGHMVMVNGQPQIEFQKDPPSISDHFWSWDYRIHHLHEWVIPTRDRYLKLRPAIKEKLKKYRIEIINAPRTQHSN
- a CDS encoding acyl-CoA dehydrogenase family protein, translated to MAFELTQEQKDLQRLAREFTEKEIIPIAQEYDEKEEVPWDLIPKAHAAGLMNLNIPVEYGGQGLDHVTELIVSEELSRGCAGIATMLGANGLAVTPILIAGTEEQKRKYLTYLCEKPRLAAFGLTEPDAGSDVASIATTATPDGNSYILNGVKHFITNGGIADLYTIFATVDRSRGVRGISAFIVPGDTPGLRMGKKERKMGIRASHTGEVILEEVRVPKENLLGNEGQGFRIAMQTLDRTRPGVGIQGVGIARAAYEAAVKYAKERIQFGKPIAANQAIQFMLADMAMLIDAARLLCWRAAWQIDAGNPSSLAGSMAKAFATDVAMKVTTEALQIFGGYGYMRDYPMEKYMRDAKIHQIFEGTNQIQRVVMSANILQGRL